Proteins encoded together in one Xyrauchen texanus isolate HMW12.3.18 chromosome 50, RBS_HiC_50CHRs, whole genome shotgun sequence window:
- the LOC127641152 gene encoding mucosa-associated lymphoid tissue lymphoma translocation protein 1 homolog isoform X2 produces MECMNLGVGTLNEAVLNRLGYMLDNLMCGWKQLAKAVAEQPQFSCSDRDLTDCSLKVLSPNGSPGRYLLALLADRGCSLEFLLQSLRKIEHREAVGFLTTQVMEQIAITLQPQSHQVPEGSPVILSCKAVGPLELTYQWFKGKDEVPGGNVPELLLNCVGSDQQGHYICRHPRAQALVEGDTLYLECAAQANPPPQFQWYHNRQPIQKSTRSFLKIPCITTADRGTYTCRVYNLYHEMWSNQVQVNIGPGSFSDVSWETTEIDTSDAPPKQMGDCCATDKVALLMGNMNYQHHRQLRAPMADVHELTNLLRQLDFKVVSLLDLNWQEMHSAVTEFLLLLDRGVYGLLYFAGHGYENYGNSFMVPIDAPASHTSKHCVCVQDVLQRMQERQTGLNVFLLDMCRKRNPNDDSITQPGPLKVTANIVFGYATCVDAEAFEVNKEDLSNGIFMSYLKKRLMDPEKVTVLLDKVAEDMGKCEITRGRQALELRSNLSERRALTDRIQAPACPITASTRNLQWAIAHVLPNSRCLEFKCGVKVQLGFAAEFSNIMIIYTRILETPEDIVSCSAQLTDFAEGPEVDLKHSNQESLREAGSLLLTMDDLQLLEQPQLFTRISALQRLKMELSFIVCLHYKYTNLDEELVEEQKVSIGKPLVSKLNLHEPRLPRAFSASSSLDLQMSSILESSSFNEDFKANLSGLDPSSIGSASTTWSYYQRPSDSPLRSVLKNEPEESISPEFLESEESPAIKSLPSAASEELPFKFSNLTNSI; encoded by the exons ATGGAGTGCATGAATTTGGGTGTGGGGACCCTTAATGAGGCAGTATTAAACAGACTCGGTTACATGTTGGATAATTTAATGTGTGGTTGGAAACAACTGGCAAAGGCAGTAGCCGAGCAACCACAGTTCTCTTGTAG TGACAGAGATTTGACTGACTGCTCACTCAAAGTGCTAAGTCCTAATGGCAGCCCTGGCCGATACCTCCTTGCCCTCCTTGCCGATAGAGGGTGTTCCCTGGAGTTTCTGCTTCAGTCCCTAAGGAAAATTGAACACAGAGAGGCTGTTGGATTTCTCACTACACAAG TGATGGAACAAATTGCCATCACACTGCAGCCACAGAGTCATCAGGTACCAGAGGGAAGTCCTGTGATTCTGAGCTGTAAGGCAGTCGGACCTCTGGAACTCACCTACCAGTGGTTCAAGGGCAAAGATGAG GTTCCTGGAGGCAATGTCCCAGAGCTGCTGCTGAATTGTGTAGGTTCAGATCAGCAGGGGCACTACATCTGTCGT CATCCCAGGGCTCAGGCATTGGTGGAGGGAGACACTCTATATCTCGAATGTGCTGCTCAGGCCAACCCGCCACCACAGTTCCAGTGGTATCATAACAGACAGCCAATACAAAAGTCCACGAGAAGCTTCTTGAAG ATTCCATGTATAACCACAGCTGACAGAGGTACATACACTTGTAGGGTTTACAATCTTTATCACGAAATGTGGAGCAATCAGGTCCAAGTTAACATAG GTCCTGGTTCCTTTTCTGATGTCTCATGGGAAACGACTGAAATAG ATACATCTGATGCACCTCCAAAGCAAATGGGTGATTGTTGTG CCACTGATAAGGTAGCGTTGCTTATGGGGAATATGAACTACCAGCATCACCGGCAGTTGAGAGCACCCATGGCGGATGTGCATGAGTTGACAAACCTTCTACGCCAGCTAGACTTTAAAGTTGTCTCTCTGCTGGACCTCAACTGGCAGGAGATGCACAGTGCTGTTACTGAGTTCCTGTTGCTGTTGGATCGAGGTGTTTATG GGTTGTTGTATTTTGCTGGTCATGGCTATGAGAACTATGGGAACAGTTTCATGGTACCTATTGATGCTCCAGCCTCTCATACCTCAAAGCACTGTGTCTGTGTGCAGGACGTGTTACAGCGCATGCAAGAACGCCAGACAGGACTTAACGTCTTTCTGCTGGACATGTGTCGCAAACG AAACCCAAATGATGACAGCATCACACAGCCTGGCCCCTTGAAAGTTACCGCAAATATAGTGTTTGGCTATGCAAC GTGTGTTGATGCCGAAGCATTTGAAGTAAACAAAGAAGACCTCTCTAACGGAATCTTCATGAGCTACCTCAAGAAGAGACTGATGGATCCAGAGAAGGTCACGGTCTTACTTGACAAAGTAGCAGAAG ACATGGGAAAATGTGAAATCACTCGAGGCCGGCAGGCTCTGGAACTGCGCAGTAATCTTTCTGAGCGCCGTGCTTTGACTGACCGCATACAAGCACCAGCCTGCCCCATAACAGCATCAACACGCAATTTACAGTGGGCTATTGCACATG TCCTCCCAAACAGCCGCTGTCTTGAGTTTAAATGTGGCGTGAAGGTACAGCTGGGTTTTGCTGCAGAGTTCTCCAATATCATGATAATCTACACTCGGATATTGGAAACTCCTGAAGACATTGTGTCTTGCTCTGCCCAACTCACTGACTTCGCAGAG GGCCCTGAAGTAGACCTGAAGCACAGCAATCAGGAGAGCCTTCGGGAGGCTGGCAGTTTACTACTTACCATGGATGATCTACAGCTTCTGGAACAGCCTCAGCTCTTCACTCGTATTAGTGCCCTGCAAAGGCTCAAG ATGGAGCTGTCGTTTATTGTGTGTCTACACTACAAGTACACTAACCTGGATGAAGAGTTAGTGGAGGAGCAAAAAGTGTCCATAGGCAAACCTCTTGTTTCAAAACTTAACCTCCACGAGCCAAGACTCCCCCGTGCTTTCTCAGCATCTTCCTCATTAGACCTACAAATGTCAAGCATCCTGGAGTCTTCATCATTCAACGAAGACTTCAAAGCTAACCTGTCTGGCTTAGACCCTTCCTCAATTGGATCTGCCTCCACGACCTGGAGTTATTATCAGAGGCCCAGCGATTCACCCTTAAGATCTGTCTTAAAGAATGAACCTGAGGAAAGCATAAGCCCAGAGTTCCTTGAGTCTGAAGAATCTCCTGCCATCAAGAGTTTGCCTAGTGCTGCTTCTGAAGAGCTCCCATTTAAATTTAGCAACTTAACAAATTCCATTTAG
- the LOC127641183 gene encoding scaffold attachment factor B2-like: MSDSSTADVGFAEAGVRKLSELRVIDLKAELKRRNLDISGNKSLLSERLKKAIEEEGGNPDEIIVHLEITPKKTPRRTPKGKSKDNDEPEDCTLEEDSVDGQDESDAIPENLQDMDIMDMSVLDEADMGNEGGGDGDEYDDELQDTMSNEENACSLRKDGINNGDKANASDAVIRRSELEEEMETNGTNMEKNKEATCQEDNGEDGREDEKESEKVAGSCISELIKEDFTEEPTEVEESSVLESRKEDNVHDLSNAEDASNLEAESTSCEVDIDTAKQNEVESTSNGQENVQDNLVNTESTSAQAANDNETSLREIKIAVDSESASKEEGVEESKKTEPAESSEVKESSVQGDDQTKSGDEDKSSKPDSKDEKGSAGASGRNLWVSGLSSTTRATDLKNLFTKYGKVIGAKVVTNARSPGARCYGFVTMCSTEEATKCISHLHRTELHGRMISVERAKNEPAGKKPDKGDEDKNAGSDSKTEKSENKDEKTESSDGKEQGGERTVVMDQSKGEPVISVKTKSKERSTKSRDRTSSSKERKDILSFDQIKEQRERERQRQKEREIREVERRKHSGDRDSRLERERIRLFRQREEKDRLLRRRNWLEVEKQRLDADRMEREFLERERLRVEFERRREQERIHREREELRRQQEQLRFEQDRRPIKRPYDMDGRKDDWQVKRLNMDDRYGRSDFGRQDRYQDFDHRDRSRHQDDMMVDRRENRGGLSGDRDSQHLSDRDRHGRDNRDNWGASYEKRVLNATRPVPGSRDRDWEPGRKIDGDRNWQGADRGVPGPGHIARGGMASRGGYLPTGASQSLSGALNRPNQIIQGSGMQGGGAFGRRY, encoded by the exons ATGTCAGACTCGTCGACAGCAGATGTGGGATTCGCGGAGGCGGGAGTTCGCAAGTTATCGGAGCTGAGAGTGATCGATCTGAAGGCCGAACTGAAACGCCGAAACCTCGACATCAGCGGAAATAAAAGCCTGCTTTCAGAGAGACTCAAAAAG GCAATTGAAGAAGAGGGCGGCAATCCAGATGAGATTATTGTACACCTTGAAATAACTCCCAAGAAAACACCACGACGAACTCCTAAAG GAAAAAGCAAAGACAATGACGAACCTGAAGATTGCACCCTTGAGGAGGACTCTGTTGATGGCCAG GACGAATCAGATGCTATTCCAGAGAACCTTCAGGATATGGATATCATGGACATGAGTGTTCTGGATGAAGCCGATATGGGCAATGAAGGTGGGGGCGATGGAGATGAATATGATGATGAGCTTCAAGACACCATGTCGAATGAAGAGAACGCATGCAGTTTAAGGAAAGATGGCATAAATAACGGTGATAAGGCCAATGCCAGTGATGCCGTCATACGCAGATCTGAGTTGGAGGAG GAAATGGAGACCAATGGTACAAACATGGAGAAAAACAAGGAAGCCACTTGTCAG GAGGATAATGGAGAGGATGGGCGTGAAGATGAAAAAG AAAGTGAGAAAGTAGCCGGGTCTTGTATATCAGAGCTGATTAAGGAAGACTTCACTGAAGAGCCGACTGAAGTGGAGGAATCTTCAGTCTTGGAGTCTCGCAAAGAGGACAATGTGCACGACCTTTCTAACGCTGAGGATGCCAGCAATTTGGAAGCAGAATCGACATCCTGTGAAGTAGACATTGACACTGCAAAGCAAAACGAAGTTGAATCCACAAGCAACGGCCAAGAAAACGTTCAGGACAATTTGGTGAACACCGAGAGCACTTCCGCTCAGGCCGCTAATGATAATGAAACGAGTTTGCGTGAAATCAAAATCGCAGTTGACTCGGAAAGTGCGTCAAAAGAAGAAGGGGTCGAGGAAAGCAAGAAGACTGAACCTGCTGAGTCTTCAGAAGTCAAAGAGTCCTCTGTACAGGGTGATGATCAGACAAAGAG TGGTGACGAGGATAAATCAAGCAAGCCAGATTCAAAAGATGAAAAAG GTAGCGCTGGTGCTAGCGGAAGGAACCTTTGGGTCAGTGGACTTTCTTCAACCACCAGAGCGACGGATCTGAAGAATCTGTTCACCAAATATGGCAAG GTTATTGGTGCTAAAGTAGTAACAAACGCCCGAAGCCCAGGAGCTCGCTGCTATGGATTTGTCACTATGTGTTCTACTGAGGAGGCCACCAAGTGCATCAGTCATCTGCACAGAACAGAATTGCATGGCAGAATGATATCAGTTGAAAGA GCAAAGAATGAACCAGCCGGAAAGAAGCCTGACAAAGGTGATGAAGATAAAAATGCTGGCAGTGACTCCAAGACTGAGAA GTCTGAGAACAAGGATGAGAAGACTGAAAGCTCGGATGGCAAAG AGCAAGGTGGAGAAAGGACTGTCGTGATGGACCAGTCAAAAGGAGAGCCAGTTATTAGCGTGAAAACCAAAAGCAAAGAGCGA AGCACCAAGAGTCGTGACCGCACGTCCTCCAGCAAAGAGAGGAAGGACATTTTGTCCTTTGATCAGATCAAAGAACAGCGAGAGAGGGAACGCCAGAGGCAGAAAGAACGAGAGATCAGAGAGGTAGAGAGACGCAAACATTCTGG CGACCGCGATAGCCGTTTGGAGCGTGAACGCATACGTCTCTTCCGGCAGcgggaggagaaagacagactgTTGAGGCGGCGCAACTGGCTAGAGGTGGAGAAGCAGAGGCTGGATGCTGACCGTATGGAGCGTGAGTTCCTGGAACGTGAGCGCCTCCGTGTGGAGTTTGAGCGCCGGCGCGAGCAGGAGCGCATTCATCGTGAGAGGGAGGAGCTGCGGCGGCAGCAGGAGCAACTGCGCTTCGAACAGGACCGACGTCCCATCAAGAGGCCATATGACATGGATGGCAG AAAAGACGACTGGCAAGTGAAGAGATTGAACATGGACGATCGCTATGGAAGGTCAGATTTTGGACGGCAAGACCGATACCAAGACTTTGACCATAGAGATCGCAGCCGCCATCAGGATGACATGATGGTGGACAG GAGAGAGAACAGAGGTGGGTTGTCAGGGGACAGAGACAGTCAG CACTTGTCTGATCGGGACAGGCACGGCAGGGACAATCGTGATAATTGGGGTGCCAGCTATGAGAAACGTGTATTGAATGCTACAAGGCCAGTGCCTGGAAG TCGTGACAGAGACTGGGAACCTGGGCGTAAAATAGACGGGGACAGAAACTGGCAAG GAGCCGACCGAGGTGTTCCAGGACCAGGTCACATTGCACGAGGAGGAATGGCAAG CCGGGGCGGGTACTTGCCAACGGGGGCATCTCAGTCTCTCTCTGGAGCCTTAAACCGACCGAACCAGATAATCCAGGGCAGTGGGATGCAAGGAGGCGGAGCCTTTGGTCGACGCTACTAA
- the LOC127641152 gene encoding mucosa-associated lymphoid tissue lymphoma translocation protein 1 homolog isoform X1, whose translation MECMNLGVGTLNEAVLNRLGYMLDNLMCGWKQLAKAVAEQPQFSCSDRDLTDCSLKVLSPNGSPGRYLLALLADRGCSLEFLLQSLRKIEHREAVGFLTTQVMEQIAITLQPQSHQVPEGSPVILSCKAVGPLELTYQWFKGKDEVPGGNVPELLLNCVGSDQQGHYICRVSFGDKFAFSKWAHVRLLRSGGASPGPSGSYVPSSTSVLYISQHPRAQALVEGDTLYLECAAQANPPPQFQWYHNRQPIQKSTRSFLKIPCITTADRGTYTCRVYNLYHEMWSNQVQVNIGPGSFSDVSWETTEIDTSDAPPKQMGDCCATDKVALLMGNMNYQHHRQLRAPMADVHELTNLLRQLDFKVVSLLDLNWQEMHSAVTEFLLLLDRGVYGLLYFAGHGYENYGNSFMVPIDAPASHTSKHCVCVQDVLQRMQERQTGLNVFLLDMCRKRNPNDDSITQPGPLKVTANIVFGYATCVDAEAFEVNKEDLSNGIFMSYLKKRLMDPEKVTVLLDKVAEDMGKCEITRGRQALELRSNLSERRALTDRIQAPACPITASTRNLQWAIAHVLPNSRCLEFKCGVKVQLGFAAEFSNIMIIYTRILETPEDIVSCSAQLTDFAEGPEVDLKHSNQESLREAGSLLLTMDDLQLLEQPQLFTRISALQRLKMELSFIVCLHYKYTNLDEELVEEQKVSIGKPLVSKLNLHEPRLPRAFSASSSLDLQMSSILESSSFNEDFKANLSGLDPSSIGSASTTWSYYQRPSDSPLRSVLKNEPEESISPEFLESEESPAIKSLPSAASEELPFKFSNLTNSI comes from the exons ATGGAGTGCATGAATTTGGGTGTGGGGACCCTTAATGAGGCAGTATTAAACAGACTCGGTTACATGTTGGATAATTTAATGTGTGGTTGGAAACAACTGGCAAAGGCAGTAGCCGAGCAACCACAGTTCTCTTGTAG TGACAGAGATTTGACTGACTGCTCACTCAAAGTGCTAAGTCCTAATGGCAGCCCTGGCCGATACCTCCTTGCCCTCCTTGCCGATAGAGGGTGTTCCCTGGAGTTTCTGCTTCAGTCCCTAAGGAAAATTGAACACAGAGAGGCTGTTGGATTTCTCACTACACAAG TGATGGAACAAATTGCCATCACACTGCAGCCACAGAGTCATCAGGTACCAGAGGGAAGTCCTGTGATTCTGAGCTGTAAGGCAGTCGGACCTCTGGAACTCACCTACCAGTGGTTCAAGGGCAAAGATGAG GTTCCTGGAGGCAATGTCCCAGAGCTGCTGCTGAATTGTGTAGGTTCAGATCAGCAGGGGCACTACATCTGTCGTGTAAGTTTTGGAGACAAGTTTGCCTTCTCGAAATGGGCCCATGTACGTCTACTGAGGTCTGGAGGTGCAAGTCCAG GCCCCAGTGGTAGCTACGTCCCATCATCAACTAGTGTATTATATATATCTCAGCATCCCAGGGCTCAGGCATTGGTGGAGGGAGACACTCTATATCTCGAATGTGCTGCTCAGGCCAACCCGCCACCACAGTTCCAGTGGTATCATAACAGACAGCCAATACAAAAGTCCACGAGAAGCTTCTTGAAG ATTCCATGTATAACCACAGCTGACAGAGGTACATACACTTGTAGGGTTTACAATCTTTATCACGAAATGTGGAGCAATCAGGTCCAAGTTAACATAG GTCCTGGTTCCTTTTCTGATGTCTCATGGGAAACGACTGAAATAG ATACATCTGATGCACCTCCAAAGCAAATGGGTGATTGTTGTG CCACTGATAAGGTAGCGTTGCTTATGGGGAATATGAACTACCAGCATCACCGGCAGTTGAGAGCACCCATGGCGGATGTGCATGAGTTGACAAACCTTCTACGCCAGCTAGACTTTAAAGTTGTCTCTCTGCTGGACCTCAACTGGCAGGAGATGCACAGTGCTGTTACTGAGTTCCTGTTGCTGTTGGATCGAGGTGTTTATG GGTTGTTGTATTTTGCTGGTCATGGCTATGAGAACTATGGGAACAGTTTCATGGTACCTATTGATGCTCCAGCCTCTCATACCTCAAAGCACTGTGTCTGTGTGCAGGACGTGTTACAGCGCATGCAAGAACGCCAGACAGGACTTAACGTCTTTCTGCTGGACATGTGTCGCAAACG AAACCCAAATGATGACAGCATCACACAGCCTGGCCCCTTGAAAGTTACCGCAAATATAGTGTTTGGCTATGCAAC GTGTGTTGATGCCGAAGCATTTGAAGTAAACAAAGAAGACCTCTCTAACGGAATCTTCATGAGCTACCTCAAGAAGAGACTGATGGATCCAGAGAAGGTCACGGTCTTACTTGACAAAGTAGCAGAAG ACATGGGAAAATGTGAAATCACTCGAGGCCGGCAGGCTCTGGAACTGCGCAGTAATCTTTCTGAGCGCCGTGCTTTGACTGACCGCATACAAGCACCAGCCTGCCCCATAACAGCATCAACACGCAATTTACAGTGGGCTATTGCACATG TCCTCCCAAACAGCCGCTGTCTTGAGTTTAAATGTGGCGTGAAGGTACAGCTGGGTTTTGCTGCAGAGTTCTCCAATATCATGATAATCTACACTCGGATATTGGAAACTCCTGAAGACATTGTGTCTTGCTCTGCCCAACTCACTGACTTCGCAGAG GGCCCTGAAGTAGACCTGAAGCACAGCAATCAGGAGAGCCTTCGGGAGGCTGGCAGTTTACTACTTACCATGGATGATCTACAGCTTCTGGAACAGCCTCAGCTCTTCACTCGTATTAGTGCCCTGCAAAGGCTCAAG ATGGAGCTGTCGTTTATTGTGTGTCTACACTACAAGTACACTAACCTGGATGAAGAGTTAGTGGAGGAGCAAAAAGTGTCCATAGGCAAACCTCTTGTTTCAAAACTTAACCTCCACGAGCCAAGACTCCCCCGTGCTTTCTCAGCATCTTCCTCATTAGACCTACAAATGTCAAGCATCCTGGAGTCTTCATCATTCAACGAAGACTTCAAAGCTAACCTGTCTGGCTTAGACCCTTCCTCAATTGGATCTGCCTCCACGACCTGGAGTTATTATCAGAGGCCCAGCGATTCACCCTTAAGATCTGTCTTAAAGAATGAACCTGAGGAAAGCATAAGCCCAGAGTTCCTTGAGTCTGAAGAATCTCCTGCCATCAAGAGTTTGCCTAGTGCTGCTTCTGAAGAGCTCCCATTTAAATTTAGCAACTTAACAAATTCCATTTAG